CCGTTGCGCGCGATCACCACTTGCGCGTGCCGCATACCGAAGAGCACGCCTCGTTCCGTGACGTGGGCCGACCATGGTCCGTGGCCGTAGCGCGCGGTGAGATCGTCCGCTACCAGGTTGTGGAGCGCGGCGAGCTCGGCTGCGTGCGCGGGGGTTGCGAGGGAGAAGGAAAGGTCCATGGGCGCGAATTAGTCTAACGCGATTTGGGAGATCGGTGAGCGAGCGGGGATGTGTCTCACGTAAACCCTTCAGGTAGGGCATTTGCGACTCCCCGACGACTTTGTTTTCTGGAGAATTTACACCAGCACCGGCAGGAGTGCCGGTGCCACACGGTCCTTGAGTCTGGGAGCGTGTTCTCCAGCGCCAGGCAGAATCGTGTCCGCTGGCCAAGAGAATTGAAATATCACTGATACATCGCACTTCAATTACGTCGTGGAAGGCTGATCATTCTTCGGTTCTGAACCCAGACGAAGCACATTGCCGTCGGGATCCTCAAGTTGCATCTCCAGGGCCCACGGATAGTTTTTGGGCGGCATGCGAACGGGGATACCCACGGCCTTACATTCTTCGTAGAGCTGTTCGGCGTCTCCCACGCCGACCCAGACCCAGGCCGCGCCGCGTCCCTGACCGCCGCGGCACAGGTAGATGACAGCCGCATCGCGCGAGATGCAGGTGAAATCGTCTGAACCCCAACTGGCGTTCCTAAAGCCCAGCAGGTCAACATAAAATTTGAGGCTGGCCTTCATGTTTTCTACGCGCAAGATTGGCTCACTGTGTTCAAAATGAACGCGCGCCCGAGTGCCCTCTGCCATGGCGGTTTCTCCGGCGTAGATTTTAGCGCAGAGACTTGAGCGGCAAAAAGCGTGAGATCCGCACAGCCGAGGGCGGCTCCACCTCGCCACGCGAAGCGTGTGGTGGGGACCCGGGCTGTGCCACGCGAGCTTGGGGCCAGCTCAACCTGACTCAATACCCAAAATCCCCTGACAGGAAGCTGTTGCCTGCCAGGGGATGGCTGGGTCTTGCCGGTGTTCCGGTCTCTCGTCTTCTACTTAGGGCGCGGGGACGGCCACGCGGTTGCCGGGGACGATCTGCGGCTGGAAGGCAAACACCTCGCGGCTGCGGGAGTTTACGAACACCTTGAGCCAGTTCACGTCATTGGTGCCGTTGCCCTGGTTGTCGCCAAAGGTCTCCACGCGGACGAAGTTTTCCAGGCGGCGTCCCTTGGAGTCGAGGAACGGTTTATCAACGCGGAAATAATGCGAGTCGCCGTGGACGTAAGCTACCGGCTTCTCGAAGGCGATCACCTGGTCGCGCAACGCGACGAGAAAATCGTGGAAGCCGT
This genomic interval from Terriglobia bacterium contains the following:
- a CDS encoding VOC family protein; translation: MAEGTRARVHFEHSEPILRVENMKASLKFYVDLLGFRNASWGSDDFTCISRDAAVIYLCRGGQGRGAAWVWVGVGDAEQLYEECKAVGIPVRMPPKNYPWALEMQLEDPDGNVLRLGSEPKNDQPSTT